A genomic region of Endomicrobiales bacterium contains the following coding sequences:
- a CDS encoding metal-dependent transcriptional regulator produces MKVCFDYDVEEALGIIWKSIEVGDKSFSKIKEKIESGVTEGILDKLLEQGHVIVENGNDLALTQSGEKIARDITRRHRLAERLFADVIELRKEDLDKNACEFEHIISHDVTDAICTLLGHPQYCPHGSKIPSGECCKKAEGEIEAIVVPLTKLAVGQSGVVAYIVTGEHKFIHKIFSLGVVPGATIKLHQKSPSFVIIAGQTQIAIDSAIAGQIYIRKK; encoded by the coding sequence ATGAAAGTATGTTTTGATTATGATGTGGAAGAAGCCCTTGGAATTATTTGGAAGTCAATAGAAGTTGGGGATAAAAGCTTTTCAAAAATAAAAGAAAAAATTGAAAGTGGTGTTACTGAAGGTATTTTGGATAAACTTTTGGAACAAGGGCATGTGATAGTTGAAAATGGAAACGACCTTGCATTAACTCAAAGTGGAGAAAAAATTGCCAGAGATATCACAAGAAGGCACCGGCTTGCGGAGCGTCTTTTTGCCGATGTTATCGAGCTTAGAAAAGAAGATTTAGATAAAAATGCTTGTGAATTTGAGCATATTATATCTCATGATGTTACAGATGCCATTTGTACGCTTTTGGGGCATCCTCAGTATTGCCCGCACGGTTCAAAAATTCCTTCGGGTGAGTGTTGTAAAAAAGCGGAAGGGGAGATAGAGGCAATAGTTGTGCCGCTAACAAAACTTGCTGTTGGGCAAAGCGGAGTTGTGGCTTATATAGTAACAGGTGAGCATAAGTTCATTCATAAAATATTTTCGCTGGGTGTTGTCCCGGGTGCTACCATTAAACTTCATCAGAAAAGCCCATCTTTTGTAATAATTGCAGGCCAAACGCAAATTGCCATAGATAGCGCAATAGCCGGTCAGATTTATATTAGAAAGAAGTAA
- a CDS encoding potassium-transporting ATPase subunit KdpA: MFSGWVLQLILFLSVLTICSVFLGRYMANVFSGNKTFLMPLLMPIEKTLYKLFGVNTAEEMNWKTYALNLIIFNAIGIVALFLILEFQHLLPFNPNGSGPLKWDLALNTAISFVTNTNWQNYGGESTMSYLTQMLGMTVQNFLSAATGIAAMVAFIRAFVHQSVSEIGNFWVDLTRSIIHILL; encoded by the coding sequence ATGTTTAGTGGATGGGTACTACAGCTCATACTTTTTTTATCGGTTTTAACAATATGTTCTGTGTTTTTGGGTAGATATATGGCTAATGTGTTTTCTGGCAATAAAACCTTTTTAATGCCGTTGTTAATGCCGATAGAAAAAACTCTTTACAAATTGTTCGGCGTAAACACTGCTGAAGAAATGAATTGGAAAACCTATGCGTTGAATTTAATTATTTTCAATGCCATAGGAATTGTCGCTCTTTTTCTTATTTTAGAATTTCAGCATTTATTGCCTTTCAATCCAAATGGATCTGGGCCGCTGAAGTGGGATCTTGCGTTAAATACCGCTATATCATTCGTAACAAATACTAACTGGCAGAACTATGGCGGCGAAAGTACTATGAGTTATCTTACGCAAATGCTTGGCATGACAGTGCAGAATTTCTTGTCTGCTGCAACTGGTATTGCCGCGATGGTTGCTTTTATTAGAGCATTTGTTCACCAAAGTGTATCTGAGATAGGAAATTTTTGGGTAGATCTAACCCGTTCAATTATTCATATATTGCTTC